CCGCGACGTCCACCGAATCGGACGCCGCGAGCGGATGCCCGGTCGGCACCGCCAGCCGCAGGCTCCGCTCCGCGAGCGTCTCCAACTTCAACGCCGGCGACTCGGCATCCGGCGGACGGAACGGCGGAACGGACGCGATCACCGCGAGATCGATCGTCCCGGCCCGGAGCGCCCGGACCAGTGCGGGCGTGGATCCTTCCCGCGTCGTCACGGTGATCGCCGGGTGCGTACGGCGTACAGCGCTGATTGCCCGCGGCAACAAGACCGCGCCGGCGCTCGGGAACCAGCCCAGCCGCACGGTCCCGCCCGCGACCGGGAGGCCGGCCAGCTCGCGGGCTGTCGCGTCGATCTGGTCGAGGACGGCTGCGGCGTTCCGGAGTACCACCTGTCCAGCATCGGTGAGAGCGACGCCTTCGCGGCGGCGTTCGAGGAGTTGGTTGCCCGCGGCGCGTTCGAGGGTGGCGATCTGGCGGGAGACGGCCGACTGTGTGTAGCCGAGCGCGGTGGCCGCGGCTGTGAACGTGCCGCGCTCGGCGACCTCCCGGAACACGCGCAGGGCGACCAGCGAGACGTCGGTGAAGTCCATGACGTTTACGCATACCACATGTGCTGAAGTTTCGTTGGAGTCATACCGGCTGCAGATCTACGTTGAACACATGACAGAACAACGCATCGCTTTGGTCACCGGCGCCAATCAAGGCATCGGATATGCACTGGTGGAAGAACTGGCACAGCGGATGAACCCGGAGGACTTGGTTCTGCTCACCGGCAGGAACCCGGAGCGGGTCGCCGCCGCGGCAGCCCGAGTGGAAGGAAGGGCGCGGGTCGAAGGGCGCGTGCTGGACGTGACGGACGGGGACGCCGTACGGCGGTTGGCAGCCGAGCTGGGCGCTGTGGACATCGTGGTGTCCAACGCGGTCGGGCCGTTGCAGCCTGGGGTGACAGCCGTGGAGCAGGTGGACGAGTTCGCCGATGTGGCGAACCTCGGGGCCCAGTTTATGCTGCGGGCGTTCGGGCCGATCCTGCGGCCCGGCGGACGGTTGATCGTGGTGGCCAGTTCGCTGGGGACGCTGGAGCAACTGCCTGAGCACCTGTGGGGACGGTTCGAGGAGGTCTCGCTGGAGGACGTGGAGAAGGTGGTGGAGGAGTGGCGTACGGCGGTCCACGACGGTACGGCGCAGGCGCAGGGCTGGCCGGAGTGGATCAACCTCCCGTCGAAGGTGGCGCAGGTCGCCGCGGTGCGCGCGGTCGCGGCCGAACGACGGGAGCGGGACCTCGCCGAGAGCACCCTGGTGGCCTCGGTCTGCCCGGGGCTCGTCGACACCCGCGCGTCCCGCCCGTGGTTCGAGGACTTCAGTCAGGCGAAGTCGCCGGCCGATGCCGTCGTACCGATCGCCGACCTGATCCTGGCCGACGCCGTCGATCCGGACCTCTACGGCGAGCTGATCCGCGACGGCCAGGTGGTCGCCTGGAAGCCGTCCACCCCTCGGTAAGGCCCTCGTCCACCCTCGTTGGTTAGGCTAGCCTAACTTCTGTGAGCGGTACGACGATACGCGGTGAGATCAGGCGTCTGACGCGATCCGGCGACTCCCGGGTGATGTGCCCGGTCCGGGTCGAAACCGTCGAACCACTGACGCCACGCTTCAGCCGGGTGACCGTGCAGGGCGACGGCCTCGCCGCGTACCGCACGATCTGCCCGGCCGACGCGTTCAAGCTGGTGATCCCGCCGGACGGCATCGGCAGCGTCCGGATGCCGAAGGTGAGTCCGACCGGGGCGCCGGTCTGGCCGGAGGACCGTCCGACGCCGCTGACCCGGGGATTCACGGTGCGGACGTTCGACCCGGACACCCGCCGGCTCACGTTCGACGTCGCGCTCCACGGCGCCGGTCTGGCGATCACCTGGCTGACGAGCACCCGCCCGGGCGACACCGTCGTACTGCTCGGGATGCGTCGGGAGTTCCACGCCGGGGACGTCGACCATCACCTGCTGATCGGCGATTCCAGCTCGTTACCCGCGATCGCGAGCATCGTCGAGAGTCTCGACGTACCGTCAACCGTTTTCCTGCAGGCGGAGACGCCGGCCGAGCGGTCGCTGGTGAAGGGCGACGTGCAGTGGATCCACTCGCCGCCCGTCACCGGTCCGGGTAGTGCGCTGGAGCAGGCAGTCCGGTCGTTCCGGCGACCGGCCGGGCGCCTGCAGGCGTGGTGCGCGGCGGAGGCGGGAGTCGTCCGCTCGATCCGCCCGTACCTTGTCGACGAGCTCGGTGTGAGTCGTGACGACCTGCATACGGTCGCGTACTGGATCGCCGGCGAGTCGGCGGAGCGCAGCGACGTGGTCCGGATGCAGGCGTTCGCCAAAGCGACTGAAGAAGGGCTCGACGCCACCGACCCCGCGGTGCTGCAGGCGCTGGAGTTCTCATAAGGTCGTCCCATGCTGATCCTGGCCGGCCTGGGCCTCATCCTGGTGCTGACCGTTGCCACCGGCTACTTCGTCTCCCAGGAATTCGCGTACGTCGCTGTCGACCGGAGCCGCCTGCGGACGCTGGCCGCGGACGGCAACGCCGCCGCCGCGCGAGCGCTGAAGGTCACTGCGCGGCTGTCGTTCGTCCTGTCCGGCGCACAGGTCGGCATCACCATCACCGCGCTGCTCGCCGGGTACTTCGCCGAGCCGTATCTCGGTGAGGGGCTGGAGCGCCTGCTCGGCGCGGCCGACGTACCGGACGCGGTGAGCAGGTCGGTCTCCGTGATCCTCGCGTTGCTGCTGGCAACGATCATCCAGATGGTGCTCGGCGAGCTGGCGCCGAAGAACCTGGCGATCGCGAAGGCCGAGGCGATCGCGCTCCGGCTGGCCCGCTCGACCCTGCTGTACCTGACCGTCGCCGGTCCGCTGATCCACCTGTTCGACTCGGCGTCGAACCGGATCCTCCGCCGCGTCGGCATCGAGCCGGTCGAGGAACTGCCGCAGGGCGCGACCGCGCGGGAGCTCGACCGGATCATCGAGACGTCGTACGAGCAGGGCCTGCTGGACCAGGACACGATGCGGCTGCTCGATCGCGGCCTCGACTTCCGCGGCCGGACCGCGGGCGAGGCGATGGTCCCGCGGGTCGACGTGATCACCGTGCACCGCGAGGAGCCGCTGACCCGGATCGTCGAGCTGCAGGACACCGGGCACAGCAGGTTCCCGGTGATCGGGGCCTCGGTCGACGAGGTGATCGGTGTGGTCGCGATCGGTGAGGTGGTCGAGCTCGAGCCGGCCGACCGCGCGACGATCGCCGTCGGTTCGCTGGCGTCGCAGCCGGTCGCCGTACCGACGACCCTCCCGCTGCCCGCGGTCCTCGACCGGCTCCGGGTCGCGCGCCGGCAGCTCGCGATCGTCGTCGACGAGTACGGCGGGTTCGCGGGCATCGTGTCGCTGGAGGACATCGCCGAGGAACTGGTCGGCGAGATCCGCGACGAGGACGATCTGCCGGAGACCGGGCTCGTACAGGGCGGTGACGGGTCGTGGGTGGTGCCTGCTCGGCGGCGGGTCGACGAGGTCGCTGAGGTGACCGGCGTACGGCTTCCGGAGAGCGACGACTACGAGACGGTGTCCGGGCTGGTGATGGCGCGGCTCGGCCGGATCCCGGACGTCGGTGACTCACTCGTCATCGAGCTGCCGCACCGGATCGACCACGACGGACGGCCGGTTCCGCCCGAGTACGTGCGGCTCACGGTGCAGACCATCGAGCGCCGGGTGCCGGGCATCGTCGTGATGGAGCGAACGGCATGAGTACGACGCTTGCGCTGATCATCTCCGCCGTACTGCTGGCCTTGAACGGCTTCTTCGTCGCCGCCGAGTTCGCGTTGGTCGCGTCCAAACGGCATCGGCTCGAAGAGGCGGCCGCGTCGGGCAGCCGCTCGGCCCGGGCCGCGATCGCCGGCGTCAGCGAGCTGTCGCTGATGCTCGCGGGCGCACAGCTCGGCATCACGTTGTGCACGCTGGGCCTCGGCTCGCTGAGCGAACCGGCCGTCGCGCATCTGCTGCATCCGCTCTTTGAGCTGGCGCACATCCCGGAAGGCGTCGGGCACGTGATCGCGCTGATCATCGCGGTCGCCGGGATCGGTCTGCTGCACGTCCTGCTCGGCGAGATGGCGCCGAAGTCGTGGGCGATCAGCGACCCGGAACGTGCGGCACTCGTGCTGGCGATGCCGTTCCGCGGCTTCACTTTCGTCTTCCGCCCGCTGCTCAGCGTCCTGAACTGGATCGCCAACCTGTGCGTCCGGCTGGTCGGCGTGACGCCGCAGAACGAGATCGCCAACGCGCACGGCCCGGACGAGCTGCGGCTGCTGATCGAGTCGTCGCGCGAACACGGGACCCTCGAACAACCCGAGCACGAACTGCTGACCGCGATGCTCGCGCTGCAGAACACCACGGTCGGCCAGGTGATGACGCCGATCGCCCGGCTGTCCACGGTCCCGGCGTCCGCGTCGGCCCGCGAGGTGGAGCTGACCAGCCGCCGCGAGGGCCACTCCCGCCTCGCGGTCGTCGGGCCGCGTCCTGACGGGTCCACCGGGATCT
This Kribbella sp. NBC_00482 DNA region includes the following protein-coding sequences:
- a CDS encoding LysR family transcriptional regulator, with the protein product MDFTDVSLVALRVFREVAERGTFTAAATALGYTQSAVSRQIATLERAAGNQLLERRREGVALTDAGQVVLRNAAAVLDQIDATARELAGLPVAGGTVRLGWFPSAGAVLLPRAISAVRRTHPAITVTTREGSTPALVRALRAGTIDLAVIASVPPFRPPDAESPALKLETLAERSLRLAVPTGHPLAASDSVDVADLRGQRWIAGPASSSELLMGVWPGLDERPVIAHTVRDWLAKLQLVAAGAGLTTISASMASAVPPGVRVVTVRGGPQELRRTILARLPGRMPEPTALLAAALRTAALEVNAPT
- a CDS encoding SDR family NAD(P)-dependent oxidoreductase encodes the protein MTEQRIALVTGANQGIGYALVEELAQRMNPEDLVLLTGRNPERVAAAAARVEGRARVEGRVLDVTDGDAVRRLAAELGAVDIVVSNAVGPLQPGVTAVEQVDEFADVANLGAQFMLRAFGPILRPGGRLIVVASSLGTLEQLPEHLWGRFEEVSLEDVEKVVEEWRTAVHDGTAQAQGWPEWINLPSKVAQVAAVRAVAAERRERDLAESTLVASVCPGLVDTRASRPWFEDFSQAKSPADAVVPIADLILADAVDPDLYGELIRDGQVVAWKPSTPR
- a CDS encoding siderophore-interacting protein, translated to MSGTTIRGEIRRLTRSGDSRVMCPVRVETVEPLTPRFSRVTVQGDGLAAYRTICPADAFKLVIPPDGIGSVRMPKVSPTGAPVWPEDRPTPLTRGFTVRTFDPDTRRLTFDVALHGAGLAITWLTSTRPGDTVVLLGMRREFHAGDVDHHLLIGDSSSLPAIASIVESLDVPSTVFLQAETPAERSLVKGDVQWIHSPPVTGPGSALEQAVRSFRRPAGRLQAWCAAEAGVVRSIRPYLVDELGVSRDDLHTVAYWIAGESAERSDVVRMQAFAKATEEGLDATDPAVLQALEFS
- a CDS encoding hemolysin family protein, which codes for MLILAGLGLILVLTVATGYFVSQEFAYVAVDRSRLRTLAADGNAAAARALKVTARLSFVLSGAQVGITITALLAGYFAEPYLGEGLERLLGAADVPDAVSRSVSVILALLLATIIQMVLGELAPKNLAIAKAEAIALRLARSTLLYLTVAGPLIHLFDSASNRILRRVGIEPVEELPQGATARELDRIIETSYEQGLLDQDTMRLLDRGLDFRGRTAGEAMVPRVDVITVHREEPLTRIVELQDTGHSRFPVIGASVDEVIGVVAIGEVVELEPADRATIAVGSLASQPVAVPTTLPLPAVLDRLRVARRQLAIVVDEYGGFAGIVSLEDIAEELVGEIRDEDDLPETGLVQGGDGSWVVPARRRVDEVAEVTGVRLPESDDYETVSGLVMARLGRIPDVGDSLVIELPHRIDHDGRPVPPEYVRLTVQTIERRVPGIVVMERTA
- a CDS encoding hemolysin family protein, which translates into the protein MSTTLALIISAVLLALNGFFVAAEFALVASKRHRLEEAAASGSRSARAAIAGVSELSLMLAGAQLGITLCTLGLGSLSEPAVAHLLHPLFELAHIPEGVGHVIALIIAVAGIGLLHVLLGEMAPKSWAISDPERAALVLAMPFRGFTFVFRPLLSVLNWIANLCVRLVGVTPQNEIANAHGPDELRLLIESSREHGTLEQPEHELLTAMLALQNTTVGQVMTPIARLSTVPASASAREVELTSRREGHSRLAVVGPRPDGSTGICGIVHVRDAARVTTAGDTASRASDLMTQALELGDNTPVAKAIRTMRDERAQLAVVCGGNQAIGVVALEDLLEEVIGEFDDETDPIITATRPTPPL